In one Chitinophaga sancti genomic region, the following are encoded:
- a CDS encoding response regulator: MATKTDSKIYVVDDDPFYLATYDKHLRAQGYTNVSCFLSGKDFLEVLADEPEIVILDHDLGDMTGLDVLKEIKRFNTNIFVIFASARQQPDIATASLKNGAFDYIIKDDNVLEHITSTLSKLFVVQDYLKKKKRNNRFFFFFSLIVATLMIVSFVHDMLRH, from the coding sequence ATGGCAACAAAAACAGACAGCAAGATATACGTCGTAGATGATGATCCATTTTACCTGGCGACTTACGATAAACATCTGAGAGCTCAGGGCTACACCAACGTCTCCTGTTTTCTTTCCGGCAAAGACTTCCTGGAAGTACTGGCAGATGAGCCTGAGATCGTAATCCTGGATCATGATCTTGGTGATATGACTGGCCTGGATGTGCTGAAGGAGATCAAGCGTTTTAATACTAACATTTTTGTCATTTTCGCCAGTGCAAGACAGCAGCCAGACATTGCGACTGCTTCTCTCAAAAACGGGGCATTTGACTATATCATAAAGGACGACAATGTGCTGGAACACATTACATCAACACTCAGTAAGTTGTTCGTTGTACAGGATTATCTGAAGAAGAAAAAACGTAATAACAGGTTCTTCTTTTTCTTTAGCCTGATTGTGGCCACGCTAATGATAGTGAGCTTTGTGCATGATATGCTAAGACATTAA
- a CDS encoding sigma-54-dependent transcriptional regulator, translated as MLDFKIFIVEDDKWYGNLLEHYLSQNPDYEVTLIGSGKECLAQLHRKPDLITIDFGLPDMNGEELYRKIKQAQPNVPVIIISAQEKITTAVDLLKMGAEDYLVKDENTQQLLWKAIIRLRENQSLKNEITQLKAELKTRYDYSISIVGKSPALQAVFRLIDKAAGSMINVSITGETGTGKELVAKAVHYNSARSGHPYVAVNMAAIPKELVESELFGYEKGAFTGAQNRKIGRFEEANGGTLFLDEIGEMDLNIQSKLLRVLQEKELIRLGGNSKIKLDFRLVVATHKNLADEVKKGNFREDLYYRIVGLPIALPPLRERKDDLLLLTQFFLSNYCKENKIPEIRVSPAGREKLLTYNYPGNIRELKSVIELAAVMSENNIIEPDDITFLSGNNHDVDTVLNTELTLREYTRLIIRNYLKRYNDNVLLVAEKLDIGKSTIYKMLQTGEIEGA; from the coding sequence ATGCTCGATTTTAAGATATTTATAGTTGAAGACGACAAATGGTATGGCAATTTGTTGGAACACTACCTCAGTCAGAACCCCGATTACGAAGTAACCCTGATCGGCTCAGGTAAGGAATGCCTGGCCCAATTGCACCGTAAACCAGATCTGATTACTATCGATTTCGGTCTTCCCGATATGAATGGCGAAGAACTGTACCGTAAGATAAAGCAGGCTCAACCCAATGTTCCTGTGATCATCATCAGCGCCCAGGAAAAGATCACCACCGCCGTAGATCTCCTTAAAATGGGTGCAGAAGATTACCTCGTCAAGGATGAAAACACCCAGCAATTACTCTGGAAAGCCATCATCCGCCTGCGGGAAAATCAATCCCTCAAAAATGAGATCACACAGCTAAAAGCAGAACTCAAGACCCGGTATGACTATTCTATTTCCATCGTGGGAAAAAGCCCTGCCCTGCAGGCTGTATTCCGCCTGATCGATAAGGCTGCCGGCTCCATGATCAATGTATCCATCACCGGAGAAACCGGTACGGGCAAGGAACTGGTCGCCAAGGCTGTCCATTATAACTCTGCCCGGAGCGGCCATCCATATGTGGCGGTGAACATGGCCGCTATTCCGAAGGAACTGGTGGAAAGTGAATTGTTCGGTTACGAAAAGGGTGCTTTTACAGGGGCACAGAACCGCAAAATCGGGCGATTCGAGGAAGCGAATGGTGGCACCCTCTTCCTGGATGAAATCGGGGAAATGGACCTCAATATTCAAAGCAAACTGCTCCGGGTATTGCAGGAAAAAGAACTGATCCGCCTGGGAGGCAACAGCAAGATTAAGCTGGACTTCCGCCTGGTCGTGGCAACCCACAAAAACCTGGCTGATGAGGTGAAAAAAGGAAATTTCAGGGAAGACCTGTATTACCGTATCGTAGGTCTGCCGATTGCGCTCCCTCCCCTCCGGGAAAGAAAGGATGACCTCCTGCTTCTAACCCAGTTTTTCCTCTCCAATTACTGCAAGGAAAATAAGATTCCGGAAATCAGGGTCTCTCCTGCCGGCAGGGAAAAGCTGCTGACCTATAATTATCCCGGTAATATCCGTGAATTAAAATCAGTGATAGAACTGGCCGCAGTGATGTCTGAAAACAATATCATTGAGCCGGACGATATCACCTTCCTCTCCGGAAATAACCACGATGTAGACACAGTACTCAATACTGAGTTAACGCTCAGAGAGTATACGCGCCTGATTATCCGCAACTACCTGAAACGGTACAACGATAATGTGCTGCTGGTAGCGGAAAAACTGGATATTGGTAAGTCTACTATTTACAAAATGCTTCAGACAGGCGAGATTGAAGGCGCCTGA
- a CDS encoding glycosyltransferase family 4 protein, giving the protein MKKIIAVHLSNDRSGNTLIFRESLEALAGKGMDIHLITNGNAHTPGYLTDLSNIQYHYINYIERGNKTRLFFSFLLAQMSIFFKVLWLSKKDDKVYVNTLQPFGAAWASRLKGAHLTYHIHETAIQPAAFRKVMLKSAQVLAQQVVYASRFVQSQFEFKKAEKRIIHSCLPSSFVQEAILHANQGSRKTILMVANLEAQSGVAELIELANAMPQTKFELIIKATYKEIAEHFKGMKVPANLMIYDTQLNMHPFYQRAAVVLNLSHAAHYQETFDISILQAMSYGRPVIVPLAGGANELVAHGWNGYRISGHYVEQVRKHVEQLLNNKPLYADMSCAAQLVASQFKPTHFKQQVEDVFMEGTCYTPIKKQEVAEVLLYPAALQEYLNTALN; this is encoded by the coding sequence ATGAAAAAGATAATAGCAGTTCACTTATCGAACGACAGGAGTGGTAACACACTGATCTTCCGCGAATCGCTGGAAGCATTAGCGGGGAAAGGCATGGACATCCATTTGATTACAAACGGCAATGCGCATACACCGGGATACCTGACCGATTTATCAAACATACAGTATCACTACATAAATTATATAGAACGGGGGAACAAAACGCGTTTATTCTTCAGCTTCCTGCTGGCGCAGATGAGTATCTTCTTCAAGGTACTTTGGTTGAGTAAAAAGGATGATAAAGTATATGTGAATACGTTACAACCTTTTGGAGCAGCATGGGCCAGCAGGCTGAAGGGAGCGCACCTGACCTACCACATTCACGAGACCGCCATACAGCCGGCAGCATTCAGAAAGGTGATGTTGAAGAGTGCACAGGTATTAGCACAGCAGGTCGTATATGCTTCGAGGTTTGTACAGTCTCAGTTTGAATTTAAGAAAGCAGAAAAGAGAATTATTCATAGTTGCCTGCCAAGTTCATTTGTTCAGGAGGCGATATTACATGCGAATCAGGGCAGCCGAAAAACCATCCTGATGGTGGCTAATCTGGAAGCGCAAAGCGGTGTGGCCGAATTAATAGAACTGGCGAATGCCATGCCTCAAACGAAGTTTGAACTGATTATCAAGGCGACATATAAAGAAATTGCAGAACATTTTAAAGGCATGAAGGTACCGGCTAACCTCATGATTTACGATACACAGCTGAATATGCACCCATTCTATCAACGTGCGGCTGTAGTACTAAACCTGTCTCATGCGGCACATTACCAGGAGACGTTTGATATCAGTATTCTTCAGGCGATGAGTTATGGTCGCCCGGTGATTGTACCTCTGGCTGGTGGAGCGAATGAGCTGGTAGCGCATGGTTGGAACGGATACCGCATCAGTGGTCATTATGTAGAGCAGGTACGCAAACATGTTGAGCAGTTATTAAACAACAAGCCATTATACGCGGATATGAGTTGTGCGGCGCAGCTGGTAGCAAGTCAGTTTAAGCCTACACATTTCAAGCAGCAGGTAGAGGATGTATTTATGGAGGGAACCTGCTATACTCCCATTAAAAAACAAGAGGTAGCTGAGGTATTGCTTTATCCTGCGGCTTTGCAGGAATACCTGAACACCGCGTTGAACTAA
- a CDS encoding Hpt domain-containing protein, translating to MRADHALYSYNYLYKISGNSAFIHKMISLFINSVTEYADDLQLLQETKVLHDLKRTVHKLKPSVLSMEVMGAREIILKLEEKKNWDGELEELVAQLKGIFLQIRPMMEEDLKELKV from the coding sequence ATGCGAGCAGATCATGCACTGTATTCATACAACTATCTTTACAAAATCTCTGGCAACTCCGCGTTCATCCATAAGATGATCTCTCTATTCATTAATTCTGTGACAGAGTATGCTGATGACCTGCAATTATTGCAGGAAACGAAGGTATTGCATGACCTGAAACGGACAGTTCATAAATTGAAACCCAGCGTGCTGAGTATGGAGGTAATGGGTGCCAGGGAAATAATTTTGAAACTGGAGGAAAAAAAGAATTGGGATGGGGAACTGGAGGAATTGGTAGCGCAGTTGAAAGGGATTTTTTTGCAGATCAGACCGATGATGGAAGAAGATTTAAAGGAATTAAAGGTATAA
- a CDS encoding PA2169 family four-helix-bundle protein, whose amino-acid sequence MQATLETIEILNDLVQINNDRIDGYEKALGELKEEDTDLRALFSSMISESHEIRLALGTEVNALGGDMETSTTTSGKIYRAWMDVKALFTGHDRHTVLANCERGEDAAQKAYNTALEDEELPAYLREMVSEQQQTLRRSHDQIKALRDATE is encoded by the coding sequence TTGGAAACCATAGAGATCCTGAATGATCTGGTACAAATCAACAATGACCGCATTGACGGTTATGAAAAAGCGTTAGGAGAACTGAAAGAGGAAGATACTGATCTGAGAGCATTATTCTCTTCCATGATCAGCGAAAGCCATGAAATCAGACTGGCATTAGGTACAGAGGTCAATGCATTAGGTGGCGATATGGAAACGTCCACTACTACCAGTGGTAAAATTTACCGCGCCTGGATGGATGTAAAGGCCCTGTTTACAGGACACGATCGTCATACAGTACTGGCTAATTGTGAACGTGGGGAAGATGCGGCACAGAAAGCTTATAATACGGCGCTGGAAGATGAAGAGCTGCCTGCTTACCTGCGGGAAATGGTGTCTGAACAACAGCAGACATTAAGACGCTCTCACGACCAGATTAAAGCGCTGCGTGACGCTACTGAATAA